The Miscanthus floridulus cultivar M001 chromosome 17, ASM1932011v1, whole genome shotgun sequence genome has a window encoding:
- the LOC136515054 gene encoding uncharacterized protein: MGMAAATTGMQLALLLCLVVLAASPRVALGNCRDDCMAACNGWHVVCELSCGSACYGEVGITTLSTPAESATAEAPASAAPAPQAQEEEEGGGVSVIRGLKPSPARG; the protein is encoded by the exons ATGGgcatggcggcggcgacgacggggATGCAGCTGGCGTTGCTGCTGTGCTTGGTTGTGCTGGCGGCGTCCCCGCGGGTGGCGCTGGGCAACTGCCGCGACGACTGCATGGCCGCCTGCAACGGCTGGCACGTCGTCTGCGAGCTCTCCTGTGGCAGCGCATGCTACGGAGAAGTCG GGATCACAACCTTAAGTACGCCGGCTGAATCAGCAACAGCAGAAGCGCCTGCATCTGCTGCACCAGCACCACaagcacaagaagaagaagagggaggcGGCGTGTCCGTGATCAGGGGGCTCAAGCCATCACCGGCCCGTGGATGA